From Alteromonas australica, one genomic window encodes:
- the arsH gene encoding arsenical resistance protein ArsH: MSETPVPSTNLDMTLMHKPEMADFASQFSESKPKILLLYGSLRDRSYSRLVIEESARLLDYFGAEAKIFDPRGLPQPDTEDENHPKVKELRELMMWSEGQIWCSPERHGSITGIMKSIIDWVPLSLGGVRPTQGKTLALMQVCGGSQSFNAVNQMRILGRWMRMLTIPNQSSVAKAFLEFDDDGRMKPSPYYHRIVDVVEELVKFTLLTRDNKAFLVDRYSERVESAEEVSKRVNQKSL, encoded by the coding sequence ATGAGTGAAACACCGGTTCCTTCAACTAACTTAGATATGACCTTGATGCACAAACCAGAGATGGCTGACTTTGCCTCTCAGTTTTCTGAGAGCAAACCCAAAATCTTGTTGTTGTATGGGTCGCTTCGTGACCGTTCATATAGCCGTCTAGTGATTGAAGAATCAGCACGCCTTTTAGATTACTTTGGCGCTGAAGCGAAAATCTTCGATCCTCGTGGCCTTCCGCAACCGGATACAGAAGACGAAAACCACCCAAAAGTTAAAGAATTAAGAGAACTAATGATGTGGTCTGAAGGGCAAATCTGGTGCTCTCCAGAACGTCACGGCAGTATCACGGGAATCATGAAAAGTATCATTGATTGGGTGCCTCTAAGTTTGGGCGGCGTGCGTCCTACACAGGGAAAAACCCTTGCCCTTATGCAAGTGTGTGGCGGCTCTCAGTCATTTAATGCTGTTAATCAAATGCGAATTTTAGGCCGATGGATGCGTATGCTCACCATTCCTAACCAATCGTCGGTTGCCAAAGCATTTCTAGAATTTGATGACGATGGGCGAATGAAGCCATCACCCTACTACCACCGCATCGTAGATGTGGTCGAGGAGTTGGTTAAATTCACTCTGCTGACCCGTGACAACAAAGCTTTTCTTGTAGACCGCTACTCTGAGCGGGTGGAAAGTGCGGAAGAAGTCAGTAAACGCGTTAATCAGAAATCGCTTTAA
- the arsB gene encoding ACR3 family arsenite efflux transporter has translation MGFFERYLSVWVGLCIIAGVALGSFFPNVFAGIAALEYAHVNLVVAVLIWLMIYPMMIQIDFSSIKDVGKKPKGLLLTLVINWLIKPFTMALLGWLFFKGIFADWVDPQTATEYIAGMILLGVAPCTAMVFVWSHLTKGDANYTLVQVSINDLIMVVAFAPITGLLLGVTDITVPWDTLLLSVVLYVVLPLVAGVITRQRIEKKGSQAVSALIERFKPYSVLGLLVTIILLFGFQAETILAQPQDIVLIAIPLLIQTYGIFAIAYFAAKQLKLPHNVAAPACMIGTSNFFELAVAVAISLFGLHSGAALATVVGVLVEVPVMLSLVWFANRTRHWFN, from the coding sequence ATGGGGTTCTTTGAACGTTACCTATCAGTATGGGTAGGTTTATGCATTATTGCAGGTGTGGCTTTAGGCAGCTTTTTTCCAAACGTGTTCGCCGGCATTGCAGCACTAGAATATGCGCATGTCAATCTCGTGGTGGCCGTACTCATTTGGTTAATGATTTACCCTATGATGATACAAATAGACTTCTCGTCTATTAAAGATGTCGGTAAAAAGCCGAAAGGCCTACTGCTTACATTGGTCATAAACTGGCTAATTAAACCCTTCACTATGGCGTTACTTGGCTGGTTATTCTTCAAGGGTATTTTTGCCGATTGGGTAGACCCCCAAACTGCGACGGAATACATTGCGGGGATGATTTTATTGGGCGTTGCACCTTGCACAGCCATGGTGTTTGTGTGGAGTCACCTGACTAAGGGCGATGCCAATTACACCCTTGTGCAGGTATCGATTAACGACTTAATCATGGTGGTGGCCTTTGCCCCTATTACCGGCTTGCTGCTGGGCGTAACCGATATTACGGTGCCATGGGACACCCTGCTTCTGTCGGTAGTATTGTATGTGGTTTTGCCCTTGGTGGCCGGCGTTATCACCCGTCAACGCATTGAGAAAAAGGGAAGTCAAGCCGTGTCGGCACTGATTGAGCGTTTCAAACCTTATTCCGTGCTTGGCTTGCTGGTTACCATTATCCTGTTGTTTGGATTTCAGGCTGAAACCATTTTGGCTCAACCACAAGATATTGTCTTAATTGCGATTCCTCTGCTTATACAAACCTACGGAATATTTGCTATTGCTTACTTTGCAGCAAAGCAACTCAAGCTGCCCCATAATGTGGCGGCGCCGGCGTGTATGATTGGTACTTCGAATTTCTTTGAGTTAGCGGTAGCCGTCGCCATTTCATTATTTGGTTTGCACAGTGGTGCTGCGTTAGCCACCGTAGTGGGTGTCCTTGTAGAAGTGCCTGTCATGCTATCTTTAGTATGGTTTGCAAATAGAACACGACACTGGTTCAACTAA
- a CDS encoding response regulator, which produces MGFNILICDDSALARKIARRNLPSELAANIFEASNGMDALEVLAHQRVDLVLLDLTMPVLDGIAVLEQIKARKIETFVIVISGDIQPFMQKRVMELGALGFIGKPLQVKPLEDLLTRYGFLLPSTLVG; this is translated from the coding sequence ATGGGGTTTAACATTTTAATTTGTGACGATTCTGCGTTAGCAAGAAAAATTGCCCGTAGGAATTTACCATCAGAGTTAGCGGCAAATATTTTTGAAGCTTCAAATGGTATGGACGCACTCGAGGTGCTAGCCCATCAACGGGTAGATTTAGTTTTACTCGATTTAACCATGCCAGTATTAGACGGTATTGCAGTGCTAGAGCAGATTAAAGCGAGAAAAATTGAAACTTTCGTCATCGTCATTTCAGGCGACATTCAGCCCTTTATGCAAAAACGTGTGATGGAATTAGGCGCGTTAGGTTTTATCGGTAAGCCGCTACAAGTCAAACCGCTAGAAGATTTACTCACCCGATATGGTTTTTTGTTGCCTAGCACCCTCGTGGGTTAG
- the aceK gene encoding bifunctional isocitrate dehydrogenase kinase/phosphatase, with product MQDSLVAKKVAYLILSHFDKSYRWFTRITRGAQERFEQGQWQETLHASKERITIYEQSLSDAVAEIYHLIAVHKKDEQFWQALKKAFAIHLEGHPQFELAETFYNSVIGRLFKHRKIENAMMFVLPSRCFLPGQDRHKVVHSFDTTTTVNEMYTSIFKIYRYNIPFEDYQRDMANLEAALRQRLTTEQLASVHTVEILKPTFFRGKAAYLIGKICMPEESLPFVISLQRSDKRMLFVDALLTDRKDLSVIFGFARSYFMADTQHPAEVAAFLQELLPNKKHFELYMALGHYKHGKTVFYRNFLEHMSSTTDKFEAAPGIRGLVMMVFHLPSYGVVFKIIKDEFAESKKITRDHVKECYKLVKMSDRVGRMADTHEYVNFRFPLNRIDPALIEELKATCASSLTFTEDELIINHLYIERKMTPLNLYLQQETDEDKIKNALNELGLCIKQIAMANIFPGDMLHKNFGITRHGRVIFYDYDEICLMHERNFRDIPKSDDPYALDTLSVAPNDVFPEQFEHFIVGKRKLKDILKALHGDLMTSEYWREVQRKCAKGDVQHFTPYNANVRFTR from the coding sequence ATGCAAGATTCACTGGTCGCTAAAAAAGTGGCTTACCTTATTTTGTCTCACTTCGATAAAAGCTATCGCTGGTTTACACGCATAACACGTGGAGCCCAAGAACGGTTTGAACAAGGGCAATGGCAAGAAACCCTTCACGCTTCAAAAGAACGCATCACTATATACGAACAAAGCTTATCAGATGCGGTTGCAGAGATTTACCACCTCATCGCCGTTCATAAAAAAGATGAGCAATTTTGGCAGGCGCTAAAAAAGGCTTTTGCCATACATCTTGAAGGCCACCCACAATTTGAGCTTGCAGAAACATTTTACAATTCAGTCATTGGGCGTTTGTTTAAACACCGCAAAATAGAAAACGCCATGATGTTTGTGCTGCCAAGTCGGTGCTTTTTACCAGGTCAAGACAGACATAAGGTGGTGCATAGCTTTGATACCACTACCACCGTGAATGAAATGTATACCTCTATTTTTAAAATTTACCGCTATAACATTCCATTTGAAGATTACCAAAGGGACATGGCGAATTTAGAGGCGGCGCTTAGACAACGGCTAACTACTGAGCAGCTGGCTTCGGTACATACCGTAGAAATACTAAAACCGACTTTTTTCCGAGGTAAGGCGGCCTATTTAATTGGGAAGATCTGCATGCCAGAGGAAAGCCTGCCTTTCGTTATTTCACTGCAGCGCAGTGATAAGCGCATGTTGTTCGTGGATGCCCTGTTAACAGACAGAAAAGACTTAAGCGTAATCTTTGGTTTTGCACGCAGTTATTTTATGGCCGACACTCAACACCCTGCGGAGGTCGCCGCTTTCCTTCAAGAATTGCTACCCAATAAGAAGCATTTCGAACTTTACATGGCCTTAGGCCATTATAAACATGGTAAGACCGTGTTCTATCGAAATTTCTTAGAGCATATGTCGTCCACCACCGATAAATTCGAAGCCGCGCCAGGAATACGCGGCTTGGTGATGATGGTTTTTCACCTTCCTTCCTATGGCGTCGTGTTTAAAATCATTAAAGATGAATTTGCAGAAAGTAAAAAAATCACCCGTGACCATGTGAAAGAATGCTACAAGCTAGTGAAAATGTCAGACCGCGTGGGGCGCATGGCCGATACTCATGAATACGTTAATTTTCGCTTCCCTTTAAACCGTATTGATCCAGCTTTAATTGAAGAATTGAAAGCCACCTGCGCATCGAGTTTAACCTTCACTGAAGACGAACTGATTATTAACCATCTCTACATTGAACGGAAAATGACGCCTTTAAATTTATATCTTCAGCAAGAAACCGATGAAGACAAAATAAAAAATGCGCTCAATGAGCTAGGCTTATGCATCAAGCAAATTGCCATGGCGAATATCTTCCCCGGTGACATGCTGCATAAAAATTTCGGCATCACCCGCCATGGCAGGGTGATCTTTTACGACTATGATGAAATTTGTTTAATGCATGAGCGCAATTTTAGAGACATACCAAAATCTGATGACCCCTACGCCCTTGATACGCTGTCAGTGGCACCCAATGATGTATTTCCAGAACAGTTTGAGCACTTTATTGTTGGAAAACGCAAGCTTAAAGACATTCTCAAGGCGTTGCATGGCGATTTGATGACTTCCGAATATTGGCGTGAGGTACAAAGAAAATGTGCTAAGGGCGACGTTCAACACTTCACGCCTTACAACGCTAACGTGCGCTTTACGCGTTGA
- a CDS encoding response regulator transcription factor, which yields MRVLLVEDDPRVCADIEKGLISAGHECVSANDGSTGLALALSTNADVIILDIMLPLLDGFSVLEQLRSKKINTPVLLLSAKSEVDDKVKGLRTGANDYLTKPFAFEELLARAEGLGGRAQTSQDKTTIKVGDLTLDLVNRKVLRGETEIDLQSKEFQLLECLLRHKGKVVTRSMLLEQVWNYHFDPQTNVIDVHISRLRQKVDKVFNVPVIETVRGTGYRISDMLA from the coding sequence ATGAGAGTGTTACTAGTAGAAGATGATCCTAGAGTTTGCGCAGATATTGAAAAGGGATTGATCAGCGCGGGACATGAATGTGTGTCTGCCAATGACGGTAGTACAGGTTTAGCATTAGCGTTATCGACCAACGCCGATGTGATTATTTTAGATATTATGCTGCCATTGCTAGATGGATTTTCTGTTTTAGAGCAGCTTAGAAGCAAAAAAATAAACACCCCCGTTCTTTTACTAAGCGCGAAAAGTGAAGTGGACGACAAGGTGAAAGGGTTGCGTACAGGTGCCAATGATTACCTCACCAAACCTTTTGCATTTGAAGAGCTTTTGGCAAGAGCCGAAGGCTTAGGTGGTCGGGCACAAACGTCGCAAGACAAAACAACCATAAAGGTAGGCGATCTCACTCTCGACTTGGTTAACCGCAAAGTATTGCGCGGTGAAACTGAAATTGATTTGCAGTCGAAAGAGTTTCAATTGCTTGAATGTTTATTGCGGCACAAAGGAAAGGTGGTTACCCGTAGTATGTTGTTAGAACAAGTATGGAATTACCATTTCGACCCGCAAACGAATGTGATTGATGTACATATTAGTCGATTAAGACAGAAGGTAGATAAGGTGTTTAATGTACCGGTTATAGAAACCGTTCGCGGCACGGGCTACCGAATTTCGGATATGCTTGCGTGA
- a CDS encoding sensor histidine kinase, protein MIAIGNFTRSSSFRVGALLTSLAVAAIIFIVYFWRIASSDVFLREAKAAVNAEAYAYAMVYEYQGVEGVVRAMSERGLAQWSISDDTIVALQASSGELLGGNVTSWPYIESVQTMGNDGQDDTQTALITATPIINAANPPHSSPLPFTHKVLFKRIQLGDNRLFIGRNIHDLYSAQWLGKTFSWVIVVLLSVLGMISFAVASYVVKRINRMSQTADNIIRTGSLQERLEIDSNWDDLSRLSVVFNQMLDTIENSVNNIKSVSDSIAHDLRTPLARLRNSLQKIDDPSLRDDTIAEADNLLNMFNSLLRISGLESARKKEGFCMVSLKDITVDVIDLYHPFAEEHHLKLIDQLTEVSLFADPNLLFQAIANVLDNAVKYTPSGGTVTVQLTCTPSRIALLINDNGPGVKADDIPHLERRFFRADDSRSTQGNGLGLSLVSAIVSMHDGHLWFIHDPMMQGHGLGVVFSFPRSSGS, encoded by the coding sequence GTGATTGCAATTGGTAACTTTACCCGAAGCTCTAGCTTTCGGGTGGGTGCCCTGCTTACGTCATTAGCCGTCGCAGCCATCATATTTATTGTTTACTTCTGGCGCATCGCCAGTAGCGATGTATTCCTTCGTGAAGCAAAAGCCGCGGTTAATGCTGAGGCGTACGCTTACGCCATGGTTTATGAATACCAAGGCGTAGAAGGCGTCGTTCGCGCCATGAGTGAACGAGGGCTTGCGCAGTGGTCTATCAGTGACGATACCATTGTCGCGTTGCAAGCATCTTCTGGTGAACTGTTAGGTGGCAATGTTACCTCTTGGCCGTACATTGAAAGCGTTCAAACCATGGGGAACGACGGGCAAGATGATACGCAAACAGCACTTATTACAGCCACGCCTATCATTAATGCCGCCAATCCCCCTCATTCATCGCCCTTACCCTTCACCCATAAGGTGCTATTTAAACGTATTCAACTTGGTGACAATCGCCTCTTTATTGGCCGTAATATTCATGATTTGTATAGCGCACAATGGTTAGGTAAAACCTTCAGTTGGGTAATTGTGGTGTTACTTAGCGTGCTTGGAATGATTAGCTTTGCTGTGGCTTCATACGTGGTTAAACGAATAAACCGCATGTCACAAACGGCAGATAACATCATCCGCACAGGCAGCTTACAAGAACGGCTCGAAATCGACAGCAACTGGGATGACTTGAGTCGGCTTTCCGTGGTGTTTAACCAAATGCTCGATACCATAGAAAACTCAGTGAACAACATAAAATCTGTGAGCGATAGTATTGCTCATGACTTGCGAACCCCTTTGGCGCGACTCAGAAATTCACTGCAAAAAATTGATGACCCCTCACTCAGAGATGACACCATTGCAGAAGCCGACAACTTACTGAATATGTTTAACAGTTTACTGCGTATTAGTGGTTTGGAGTCTGCCCGTAAGAAAGAAGGCTTTTGTATGGTTTCGTTGAAAGATATCACCGTGGACGTGATCGACTTGTATCACCCTTTTGCGGAGGAACACCACCTCAAGTTGATTGATCAGTTAACCGAAGTTTCCTTATTTGCCGACCCTAATCTGCTGTTTCAAGCCATTGCGAATGTACTCGATAACGCCGTAAAATACACGCCCTCAGGAGGCACGGTCACGGTACAGTTAACCTGCACGCCCTCACGTATTGCGTTATTAATTAATGATAATGGGCCGGGTGTGAAAGCGGATGATATCCCACACTTAGAACGGCGATTTTTCAGGGCGGATGACAGCCGTTCCACACAAGGAAATGGTCTGGGTCTTTCTCTTGTTTCAGCCATTGTAAGCATGCACGATGGCCATTTGTGGTTTATCCACGACCCTATGATGCAGGGTCATGGGCTGGGGGTCGTATTCAGCTTTCCCCGCTCTTCCGGTAGCTGA
- a CDS encoding DUF3833 domain-containing protein, which translates to MNKIIIMLGAGILVCAGVLSGCSVSVDGADYEDIRPVFNLERFFDGKVTAWGIVQNRSGEVVQRFIVDIEGKRTNTGVILDETFTYGVGEGPSSRTWVIEKQSDGTYAGRAGDIKGEALGTSFGNAFNFHYQMDLPVGDSEYEVTFDDWFWAFDDTAMMNRSYIRKFGVVMAEVTIFMQKQP; encoded by the coding sequence ATGAATAAAATAATCATAATGTTGGGCGCAGGTATTCTTGTTTGCGCGGGTGTGTTGAGTGGTTGCAGTGTGTCGGTGGACGGAGCCGACTATGAAGACATTCGTCCAGTGTTTAATTTAGAACGCTTTTTCGACGGTAAAGTTACTGCATGGGGCATTGTACAAAATCGTTCTGGCGAAGTGGTGCAGCGCTTTATTGTTGATATTGAGGGTAAGCGCACAAACACAGGCGTCATATTAGATGAAACCTTCACTTACGGTGTAGGCGAGGGGCCCTCTAGCCGCACGTGGGTCATTGAAAAGCAAAGTGATGGCACCTATGCAGGCCGAGCAGGGGATATTAAAGGGGAAGCGTTAGGGACGTCTTTTGGAAATGCGTTTAACTTCCACTACCAAATGGATTTGCCCGTGGGTGATAGCGAGTACGAAGTCACGTTTGATGATTGGTTCTGGGCCTTCGACGACACCGCAATGATGAATCGCTCGTACATTAGAAAATTTGGCGTGGTGATGGCCGAAGTGACCATTTTTATGCAAAAGCAACCTTAG
- a CDS encoding chalcone isomerase family protein, protein MKKLQVTVWVSTMLVFNWLHVPSVNAREDVPATVTNAVPQAEIVGSQRFTYYFWDVYTATLFAPEGKWTPNKPFALKLDYVRNLKGKKIAQRSIDEMRQQGISDEEKLNEWMSQMDDIFPDVDEGDTLTGVATESRHSAFYFNGRLVGTIEDEDFTRHFFNIWLGEKTSEPEFRHALLNNNN, encoded by the coding sequence ATGAAAAAACTTCAGGTAACTGTTTGGGTAAGCACAATGTTGGTCTTTAATTGGCTGCATGTACCGAGCGTTAACGCCCGTGAAGACGTGCCCGCCACGGTAACAAATGCCGTGCCCCAAGCTGAAATCGTGGGCTCTCAACGCTTTACTTACTATTTCTGGGATGTTTATACCGCCACTTTATTTGCGCCTGAAGGCAAGTGGACACCCAACAAACCTTTCGCCCTTAAATTGGATTATGTCCGCAATTTAAAGGGCAAAAAAATTGCTCAGCGCTCTATTGATGAAATGCGGCAACAGGGCATTAGTGATGAGGAAAAACTCAATGAATGGATGTCACAAATGGACGATATTTTTCCAGATGTGGACGAGGGTGACACCTTGACGGGGGTAGCAACAGAAAGTAGACACTCGGCTTTTTATTTTAATGGCCGCCTAGTCGGCACCATTGAAGATGAAGATTTTACCAGGCACTTTTTTAACATCTGGCTAGGAGAAAAAACCTCAGAGCCTGAGTTTAGACACGCCTTATTGAATAACAATAATTGA
- a CDS encoding 1-aminocyclopropane-1-carboxylate deaminase/D-cysteine desulfhydrase, with protein MIILSAFQPQLPSPLIPFTPPWEGASNVTMMVKRDDAIHPVVSGNKWRKLKYTIENLPPTVESIVSFGGGFSNHLHALGFVCHTLGLPFHAIVRGNYEGNESPMLNDLLHWHANLHYVNKDTYQKRHEKRYLAQLNAQFPNCLIVPEGGSQSDALFGLSELIDEIDHPFDTIIAPVASGATLAGIVKGLAPTQHALGIGVLKGEGYLESLVSQFLDHEMNWRITHDFHCGGYAKQPRYLKTFCAQFNTSMPFAIEPVYSGKVFYALQQLLREGAFRKGERIVILHTGGLQGARPKGN; from the coding sequence ATCATCATTTTGTCCGCTTTTCAGCCCCAATTGCCCTCCCCCCTTATCCCCTTTACCCCGCCTTGGGAAGGTGCTTCAAACGTCACTATGATGGTTAAACGCGATGACGCTATACACCCTGTGGTTTCTGGCAATAAGTGGCGAAAACTAAAATACACGATTGAAAATCTCCCACCTACGGTTGAAAGCATTGTGAGTTTCGGCGGAGGTTTTTCCAATCACCTGCATGCTCTCGGCTTTGTCTGTCATACGTTAGGCCTACCTTTTCATGCCATCGTCAGAGGCAACTATGAAGGGAATGAGTCGCCCATGTTAAATGACTTACTACACTGGCACGCAAACCTGCACTATGTGAATAAGGACACCTACCAAAAACGTCATGAAAAAAGGTATTTAGCCCAGTTGAATGCACAATTTCCTAACTGTCTTATTGTGCCTGAAGGCGGAAGTCAATCTGATGCGCTGTTTGGTCTATCGGAACTCATTGATGAAATAGACCATCCCTTCGATACCATTATCGCCCCTGTTGCTAGTGGCGCCACACTCGCAGGAATCGTCAAGGGACTTGCCCCTACTCAACACGCGCTGGGGATTGGTGTATTAAAAGGCGAAGGGTATTTGGAGTCTTTGGTGTCACAGTTTTTAGACCATGAAATGAATTGGCGCATTACCCATGACTTTCATTGCGGAGGCTACGCAAAGCAACCCCGGTATCTCAAGACATTTTGTGCGCAATTCAATACGAGTATGCCCTTTGCCATTGAGCCTGTTTATTCTGGCAAAGTGTTTTATGCGCTACAACAGTTATTACGGGAAGGGGCCTTTAGGAAGGGGGAGCGCATTGTGATTTTGCACACAGGAGGCTTGCAAGGCGCCCGACCCAAAGGCAACTGA
- a CDS encoding saccharopine dehydrogenase family protein: MSRVLIIGAGGVASVTVKKCARLPAHFDEIYLASRTVSKCEALQKEVGEDRVKGVFALDADNAKEVEALINDVKPDLVINLALPYQDLPIMDACLATGTDYLDTANYEPKDEAKFEYSWQWAYQDKFKDAGIMALLGSGFDPGVTNVYTAYAAKHYFDEVHYLDIVDCNGGDHGQAFATNFNPEINIREITQRGRFWENGEWKETDPLSVREDLDYQNIGVRASYLMFHEELESLVKHFPTLKRARFWMTFGDAYLTHLRVLEGVGMTSIEPVEFQGQKIVPLEFLKAVLPNPGSLAEGYTGMTCIGTYITGIKDGKEKTIFIYNNCDHAKCNDEVGAQAVSYTTGVPAMIGAALMLNGTWKQPGVWNMEQFDPDPFMEMLNEHGLPWHVIECEESPFKK; this comes from the coding sequence ATGTCTCGCGTTCTCATTATTGGTGCTGGCGGTGTCGCCTCTGTTACTGTCAAAAAATGCGCCCGCTTACCTGCGCATTTCGACGAAATTTACTTAGCCAGCCGCACGGTATCTAAGTGTGAAGCTTTACAGAAAGAAGTGGGTGAAGATCGCGTAAAAGGCGTATTTGCGCTTGATGCTGACAATGCAAAAGAAGTGGAAGCGCTCATCAATGATGTTAAGCCTGACCTCGTTATCAATTTGGCATTGCCTTATCAAGACCTTCCCATTATGGATGCCTGTCTCGCCACTGGCACAGACTACCTTGATACCGCCAATTACGAACCCAAAGACGAAGCTAAATTTGAATACTCTTGGCAATGGGCGTATCAGGATAAGTTTAAAGACGCTGGTATTATGGCGCTGTTAGGCAGTGGCTTCGATCCTGGTGTGACGAACGTTTATACCGCGTATGCTGCAAAACATTATTTTGACGAAGTGCACTACCTTGATATTGTGGATTGCAACGGTGGTGATCACGGTCAGGCCTTTGCCACTAACTTCAACCCAGAAATCAACATCCGTGAAATTACCCAACGTGGTCGTTTTTGGGAAAATGGTGAATGGAAGGAAACCGACCCGCTCAGCGTTAGAGAAGATTTGGACTATCAAAATATCGGCGTACGTGCGTCTTATTTAATGTTCCATGAAGAGCTGGAATCTTTGGTGAAACATTTCCCAACATTGAAACGCGCGCGTTTTTGGATGACATTTGGTGATGCTTACCTAACACACCTTCGCGTGCTAGAAGGCGTAGGTATGACCAGCATCGAGCCGGTTGAATTTCAGGGCCAAAAAATCGTTCCTCTTGAATTCCTAAAAGCTGTGTTGCCTAACCCAGGCTCACTTGCTGAAGGTTACACAGGAATGACATGTATAGGCACCTACATTACCGGTATTAAAGACGGTAAAGAGAAAACCATCTTCATTTATAACAACTGCGATCATGCGAAGTGCAATGATGAAGTAGGTGCACAAGCGGTATCTTACACCACAGGTGTGCCTGCCATGATTGGAGCGGCGCTTATGCTCAATGGTACATGGAAGCAGCCAGGCGTTTGGAACATGGAGCAATTCGATCCAGACCCGTTCATGGAAATGCTTAACGAACATGGCTTGCCATGGCACGTCATTGAATGTGAAGAAAGCCCATTTAAAAAATAG
- the nspC gene encoding carboxynorspermidine decarboxylase, translating to MTDLTNRTDIPSPCYVLEEAKLIKNLTLMKRVQDESGARIILALKGFSMWSCFDIIKDYLQGATASSVWEAKLAAEMGKEVHAYSPAYKKADAEALAGLVHHLSFNSLSQWQQHKETLANVSLGLRINPEHQEADTPLYDPAAPGSRLGIRAIELEGEDLSEIEGFHCHNLCECDSFATERTLRAIEARFGKWLPELKWLNLGGGHLMTSEDYDVVHLINTLKDFKQRYPNLDVILEPGSAVAWQTGPLISEVVDVVNNDGDIAILDISATAHMPDVLEMPYRPTVLHGSFPGEKAYDVKLGGNSCLAGDVIDSYSFDAPLKPGQRVQFEDMMHYTMVKTTFFNGVEHPAIGILRANGEFELVREFDYSDFKGRLS from the coding sequence TTGACAGATTTAACAAATCGAACAGATATTCCTTCTCCTTGCTATGTTCTAGAAGAAGCCAAACTTATCAAGAATTTAACCTTGATGAAACGCGTCCAAGACGAATCTGGCGCGCGCATTATTTTAGCGCTCAAAGGGTTCTCTATGTGGTCGTGCTTCGACATTATCAAAGACTATTTGCAAGGCGCTACCGCAAGCTCGGTATGGGAAGCTAAGTTGGCCGCAGAAATGGGCAAAGAAGTTCATGCTTATTCACCCGCCTATAAAAAGGCAGATGCCGAAGCGTTAGCGGGGTTGGTTCATCATTTGTCGTTTAATAGTTTGTCTCAGTGGCAGCAGCATAAAGAGACGCTTGCGAATGTTTCTTTGGGTTTACGTATTAACCCGGAACATCAGGAAGCTGACACCCCTCTTTACGATCCAGCAGCGCCAGGTTCACGCTTAGGTATCCGCGCCATAGAGCTTGAGGGTGAAGACCTTTCGGAAATTGAAGGCTTTCACTGCCACAACTTGTGTGAGTGTGATTCTTTCGCCACCGAACGAACATTGCGAGCCATTGAGGCTCGCTTTGGCAAGTGGTTGCCCGAACTAAAGTGGCTAAACCTGGGTGGCGGGCATCTAATGACCAGTGAAGACTACGATGTTGTCCACCTCATTAACACCCTCAAAGACTTTAAGCAGCGTTACCCTAATTTGGATGTTATTTTAGAGCCGGGCTCCGCTGTGGCCTGGCAAACTGGCCCGCTTATTTCAGAAGTGGTAGATGTGGTGAACAATGATGGCGATATCGCTATTTTAGATATTTCTGCCACTGCCCATATGCCTGATGTGTTGGAAATGCCGTATCGGCCTACCGTGTTGCACGGAAGTTTTCCTGGCGAAAAAGCCTACGACGTCAAGTTAGGGGGTAACTCGTGTTTAGCTGGAGACGTCATCGATAGTTATTCTTTTGATGCGCCATTAAAACCCGGTCAGCGTGTTCAATTTGAAGACATGATGCACTACACCATGGTAAAAACCACTTTTTTCAATGGCGTAGAGCACCCAGCGATTGGCATATTGCGCGCTAATGGCGAGTTTGAGCTGGTAAGAGAATTCGATTATAGCGACTTCAAAGGTCGTTTATCGTAA